The Kitasatospora sp. NBC_00374 genome has a segment encoding these proteins:
- a CDS encoding MFS transporter has product MPTVSLTRRTRPPTAPRTGPVPAGRPVGSRRAAIGIAVVLVAQLMLLLDSTIVNVALPKISTDLGFGPASLSWVLNAYTLAFGGLLLLGGRLGDAFGRLKVFEAGLALFTLSSLLGGLAQSPTMLIAARAAQGIGAALTAPGVLALVTTSARDEAARHRALALFSAVSVGGGTLGLVLGGLVTEYGSWRWTLFINVPIGIAVLALARRFVTETPRHPGRFDFIGAVTATGAAIAVVWALTEAPDKGWTSPQTIGGLVLAAALATVLARTERRVTHPLLRPDLLRGRRRIGGLVIVTLVFGAQISTLFLLVQYLHEVLAFSPLVAGLAFLPMTLAIFGLSRITPRLVGRFGQRPLLLIGTLGLTGSFVWLADLDTTSNYVPAVFAPLLLNGICAGLVFMPAASLIVGGVAPEHAGSASGLLQTTQQLGGAIGLAVVVSVKAAGDVPGAFVPGTHAAFVTTAAFTLAAFIATVLGLRPSRNRASRNARTARDPGRVGRSPGVSGRTARARVSGS; this is encoded by the coding sequence ATGCCCACCGTCTCCCTCACCCGGCGCACCAGGCCGCCGACCGCACCCCGCACCGGCCCGGTCCCGGCCGGCCGGCCCGTCGGCTCCCGCCGCGCCGCGATCGGCATCGCCGTCGTGCTCGTCGCGCAGCTGATGCTCCTGCTCGACAGCACCATCGTGAACGTCGCCCTCCCCAAGATCAGCACCGACCTCGGATTCGGCCCCGCATCGCTGTCGTGGGTCCTCAACGCCTACACACTGGCCTTCGGCGGACTGCTCCTGCTGGGCGGACGCCTCGGGGACGCGTTCGGCCGCCTGAAGGTCTTCGAAGCCGGCCTGGCCCTGTTCACCCTCTCCTCCCTCCTGGGCGGTCTCGCCCAGTCCCCGACGATGCTCATCGCGGCGCGGGCCGCCCAGGGCATCGGCGCCGCCCTGACGGCACCGGGCGTGCTCGCCCTGGTCACCACCAGCGCCCGCGACGAAGCGGCCCGCCACCGGGCCCTGGCCCTGTTCTCCGCCGTCAGCGTCGGCGGCGGCACCCTCGGCCTGGTCCTGGGCGGCCTGGTCACCGAATACGGCTCCTGGCGCTGGACCCTGTTCATCAACGTCCCCATCGGCATCGCGGTCCTCGCCCTGGCCCGACGGTTCGTCACCGAGACCCCGCGCCACCCCGGCCGCTTCGACTTCATCGGAGCCGTCACCGCCACCGGAGCAGCCATCGCGGTGGTCTGGGCCCTGACCGAAGCACCCGACAAGGGCTGGACCTCCCCGCAGACCATCGGCGGCCTCGTCCTGGCCGCAGCCCTCGCCACCGTCCTGGCCCGCACCGAACGCCGCGTCACCCACCCACTGCTGCGACCGGACCTGCTCCGCGGCCGGCGCCGGATCGGGGGACTGGTGATCGTCACCCTGGTCTTCGGCGCACAGATCTCCACGCTCTTCCTGCTCGTGCAGTACCTCCACGAGGTCCTCGCCTTCAGCCCCCTGGTCGCCGGCCTGGCGTTCCTGCCGATGACCCTGGCCATCTTCGGCCTGTCCCGCATCACCCCCCGGCTGGTCGGACGCTTCGGACAGCGACCGCTCCTGCTCATCGGCACCCTCGGCCTGACCGGCAGCTTCGTCTGGCTCGCCGACCTCGACACCACCAGCAACTACGTCCCGGCCGTCTTCGCCCCCCTGCTGCTGAACGGCATCTGCGCCGGACTGGTCTTCATGCCCGCGGCGTCCCTGATCGTCGGCGGAGTCGCACCCGAGCACGCCGGATCCGCGTCCGGACTGCTCCAGACCACCCAGCAGCTCGGCGGCGCGATCGGACTCGCCGTGGTCGTCTCGGTCAAGGCCGCGGGTGACGTGCCCGGCGCGTTCGTCCCCGGCACACACGCGGCGTTCGTGACCACCGCAGCCTTCACCCTGGCCGCGTTCATCGCCACCGTGCTGGGTCTGCGCCCCAGCCGGAACAGGGCTTCCCGGAACGCCCGGACCGCCCGTGACCCTGGCCGGGTGGGGCGCTCACCGGGGGTATCGGGACGCACGGCGAGGGCGCGCGTGTCCGGTTCCTGA
- a CDS encoding VOC family protein has translation MNITRHPENSVSWIDLGTPDMETTTAFYTALFGWTVAPPDPNGYRLCTLRGQPVAALGPAEDPGAPYWTINVTVADIQATATRFTNLGAQIIVAPTRVGTLGHAAVALDPVGAPLSLWQPGTHTGMQLTHEPGTFAGISLLTDHPEQAAAFYRPALHWNSNPEHTEFRLPNNSTAATGPPPGKPTAQRSLWRVSFASNRPDADAKQAQQLGATEVRQDPNGDVVLRDPTGALFGLTQYPR, from the coding sequence ATGAACATCACGCGGCACCCCGAGAACAGCGTGAGCTGGATCGACCTCGGCACCCCCGACATGGAGACGACGACGGCGTTCTACACCGCGCTGTTCGGTTGGACCGTCGCCCCACCGGACCCCAACGGCTACAGGCTCTGCACACTGCGCGGACAACCTGTCGCCGCCCTGGGGCCGGCCGAGGACCCCGGCGCACCCTACTGGACGATCAACGTCACCGTGGCGGACATCCAAGCCACCGCCACCCGCTTCACGAACCTGGGCGCCCAGATCATCGTGGCACCCACCCGGGTCGGGACACTCGGCCACGCCGCCGTCGCCCTCGACCCTGTCGGCGCACCACTGTCACTCTGGCAGCCCGGCACCCACACCGGCATGCAGCTGACCCACGAACCGGGCACCTTCGCCGGCATCAGCCTTCTCACCGACCACCCCGAGCAGGCCGCCGCCTTCTACCGACCAGCCCTGCACTGGAACTCCAACCCTGAGCACACCGAGTTCCGGTTGCCGAACAACTCCACCGCCGCCACCGGCCCGCCGCCAGGGAAACCAACGGCGCAGCGATCACTCTGGCGGGTCAGTTTCGCCAGCAACAGACCCGATGCCGACGCCAAGCAGGCCCAACAGCTCGGTGCGACCGAAGTTCGCCAGGACCCCAACGGAGACGTGGTCCTGCGCGATCCCACCGGCGCTCTGTTCGGCCTTACCCAGTACCCCCGATAG
- a CDS encoding YbhB/YbcL family Raf kinase inhibitor-like protein has product MSANNPFARLPETASFTVTSTTVTDGAPLPPEQYSGIFGVPGGKDASPQLSWSGAPEGTKSYAVTVYDADAPSGSGFWHWAVADIPATVTDLPESAGDDTGSGLPEGAFQLPNDARAARYIGAAPPAGHGPHRYFTVVHALDVESIGVPADATPALLGFTMAAHILGRAVLTATGETPA; this is encoded by the coding sequence ATGAGCGCCAACAACCCCTTCGCCCGCCTGCCCGAGACTGCGTCCTTCACCGTCACCAGCACCACCGTCACCGACGGCGCCCCCCTGCCGCCCGAGCAGTACTCCGGCATCTTCGGCGTCCCCGGCGGCAAGGACGCCTCCCCGCAGCTGTCCTGGAGCGGCGCCCCCGAAGGCACCAAGAGCTACGCCGTCACCGTCTACGACGCCGACGCCCCCAGTGGATCCGGGTTCTGGCACTGGGCGGTCGCCGACATCCCCGCCACCGTCACCGACCTGCCCGAGAGCGCCGGCGACGACACCGGCTCCGGCCTGCCCGAGGGCGCCTTCCAGCTGCCCAACGACGCCCGCGCCGCCCGCTACATCGGTGCCGCCCCGCCGGCCGGCCACGGCCCCCACCGCTACTTCACCGTGGTGCACGCCCTGGACGTCGAGTCCATCGGCGTTCCGGCCGACGCCACCCCGGCCCTCCTCGGCTTCACCATGGCCGCCCACATCCTGGGCCGCGCCGTCCTGACCGCCACCGGCGAAACCCCCGCCTAG
- a CDS encoding GntR family transcriptional regulator has translation MPETIHIAASPGKQMLSEQVYAHLRDAIMRGQYGPGAALKPQDLAREQGVSLAVVREALVRVVGEGLADRLPNRGFAVPAFSDQRWQDITQARRTIEPVVLRLSIEHGDLDWESRVRAAHHRLARTPTHVPEEGESYSAAWAEAHRVFHRTLLEGCGNPVLLETFDRLWTASELARRWAAQLNPRRDALVEHARLEEATLARDADTAAELLTQHLTMTSAALTTTPHECEGDGC, from the coding sequence ATGCCTGAGACGATCCACATCGCGGCCTCGCCCGGGAAGCAGATGCTCTCCGAGCAGGTCTACGCACACCTGCGGGACGCGATCATGCGCGGCCAGTACGGCCCCGGCGCCGCCCTGAAGCCGCAGGACCTCGCCCGGGAGCAGGGCGTCAGCCTGGCGGTGGTGCGCGAAGCGCTGGTACGGGTGGTCGGCGAGGGCCTGGCCGACCGGCTGCCCAACCGCGGCTTCGCCGTCCCCGCCTTCTCCGACCAGCGCTGGCAGGACATCACCCAGGCCCGCCGGACCATCGAACCGGTCGTACTGCGCCTGTCGATCGAGCACGGCGACCTCGACTGGGAGAGCCGCGTACGAGCCGCCCACCACCGGCTGGCCCGCACCCCGACGCACGTGCCCGAGGAGGGCGAGTCCTACAGCGCCGCCTGGGCCGAGGCGCACCGGGTCTTCCACCGCACCCTGCTGGAGGGCTGCGGCAACCCTGTCCTGCTGGAGACCTTCGACCGGCTGTGGACCGCCAGCGAACTCGCCCGCCGCTGGGCCGCCCAGCTCAACCCCCGCCGCGACGCCCTGGTCGAGCACGCCCGGCTGGAGGAGGCGACACTGGCCCGCGACGCCGACACCGCCGCCGAACTCCTGACCCAGCACCTGACCATGACCAGCGCCGCGCTCACCACCACCCCGCACGAATGCGAAGGGGATGGCTGCTGA